One Pirellulales bacterium DNA segment encodes these proteins:
- a CDS encoding MFS transporter — MTDPTSNADGPLAIERDPYAALRERDFRLFLSGNFLWVLGFKMQSVAVGYEIFKRTEWPLALGLIGLVQIVPVLALALIAGHVADRYDRRLIILTSLACTALASLGLAFVSLRGSEVWAIYLLVMITGVARGFSQPARAAFLPQIVSRDRFPNAITWSTGAFQLAFVMGPALGGLTIAAFAKLAERTGATNISDAGPAAVYLCYAVLAAVFFGMLSTIRSRPVTPTSEGLTAQSLAAGAKFVWSQKVMLGALSLDLFAVLLGGAAALLPIYASDKMLNVGPIGLGWMEAAPALGAVLMTIVMAHRPPMERAGSTMLWSVAGFGVATIVFGVSKWFPLSLAMLFVAGALDTISVVIRHTLVQLLTPDAMRGRVSAINGMFIGASNELGAFESGAVADLAARLSGDMAFGAAFSVVSGGIGTVLVVSLLYVFAPTLRRYGRLVGPTPAEEQTAVQEPTAAG; from the coding sequence ATGACCGATCCGACATCCAATGCCGACGGCCCTCTGGCGATCGAGCGTGACCCGTACGCGGCGCTGCGCGAGCGCGACTTCAGACTGTTTCTGTCCGGCAACTTTCTGTGGGTGCTGGGCTTCAAGATGCAGTCCGTAGCGGTCGGCTACGAGATCTTTAAACGGACCGAATGGCCGCTTGCGTTGGGCTTGATCGGCCTGGTGCAGATCGTGCCCGTATTGGCGCTGGCGTTGATCGCTGGCCATGTGGCAGATCGCTACGACCGACGGCTGATAATTTTGACGAGTCTGGCTTGCACGGCGCTGGCCTCGCTGGGATTAGCATTTGTCTCGCTGCGCGGCTCCGAAGTGTGGGCCATCTATTTGTTGGTCATGATTACCGGCGTCGCCCGGGGATTCTCGCAGCCGGCGCGGGCGGCGTTTCTGCCACAGATCGTCTCGCGCGATCGATTTCCCAATGCCATCACTTGGAGCACCGGAGCTTTTCAATTGGCATTTGTCATGGGGCCGGCGCTTGGGGGGCTAACGATCGCGGCCTTTGCCAAGCTGGCCGAGCGTACGGGCGCGACCAATATCAGCGACGCAGGCCCCGCGGCCGTGTACCTGTGCTACGCGGTGTTGGCAGCCGTGTTCTTTGGCATGCTTTCGACCATTCGTTCGCGGCCCGTCACACCCACCAGCGAGGGGCTGACGGCGCAATCGTTGGCCGCCGGGGCAAAATTCGTCTGGTCGCAAAAGGTGATGCTAGGCGCCCTGTCGCTCGATCTGTTTGCGGTATTGCTAGGGGGGGCGGCCGCGCTATTGCCCATTTATGCGTCGGACAAAATGTTGAACGTCGGTCCGATCGGTCTCGGTTGGATGGAAGCAGCGCCGGCGTTGGGCGCCGTGCTGATGACGATCGTGATGGCGCACCGGCCGCCGATGGAGCGCGCTGGCAGCACGATGCTATGGTCGGTAGCGGGGTTCGGTGTGGCCACGATCGTGTTCGGCGTCTCTAAATGGTTTCCCTTGTCGCTGGCCATGCTGTTTGTCGCCGGGGCGCTCGACACGATCAGCGTCGTGATTCGCCATACGCTCGTGCAGCTTTTAACGCCTGATGCCATGCGTGGCCGCGTGTCGGCCATCAACGGCATGTTCATCGGCGCCTCGAACGAGTTGGGCGCGTTCGAGTCCGGCGCCGTGGCCGATCTCGCAGCCAGGCTAAGTGGCGACATGGCCTTCGGCGCGGCGTTTTCTGTAGTGAGCGGAGGTATCGGCACGGTGTTGGTCGTTTCCTTGTTGTACGTTTTCGCTCCCACGCTGCGTCGCTATGGTCGACTGGTTGGCCCGACGCCCGCAGAAGAACAGACCGCGGTGCAAGAGCCGACGGCCGCCGGTTGA
- a CDS encoding undecaprenyl-diphosphate phosphatase → MEYLRIIILGVVQGITEFLPISSDGHLVVADKLVEAFSTVPLTEQNIVVTIILHLGTLAAILIVYWRHVLGLLTNNRRVIGLLIVGTIPAAIVGLLLDKYLEDYMINPLLTGLLLPLNGLILLFIDRKKPGEESYETLTYRQAIFIGCCQAFAPLPGISRSGTTIAGGLAAGLRREAAATFSFLLAIPAISGAGVLGIIKLVTKGTDNLPSAGVLILGAVISFAVGLVSLRLLLRLLREGLLDPFAYWCIALGIGVVIWQLMG, encoded by the coding sequence ATGGAATACTTGCGCATTATCATTCTCGGCGTGGTGCAAGGCATCACCGAGTTTTTGCCCATCAGTTCAGACGGTCACCTGGTCGTGGCTGACAAACTGGTCGAGGCCTTCTCGACCGTGCCCCTCACTGAACAGAACATTGTCGTCACGATCATTCTGCACCTGGGGACGCTGGCGGCGATCTTGATCGTCTATTGGCGACATGTCCTGGGTCTGCTGACAAACAATCGGCGCGTGATCGGCCTGCTCATCGTCGGTACGATTCCGGCCGCCATTGTCGGACTGTTGCTGGACAAGTACCTGGAAGATTACATGATCAATCCGTTACTCACCGGATTGCTGCTGCCGCTGAATGGACTGATCCTGTTGTTCATCGATCGCAAAAAGCCCGGCGAAGAATCGTATGAAACCTTGACCTATCGGCAGGCCATTTTTATCGGTTGCTGCCAGGCCTTTGCACCGCTGCCCGGCATCTCGCGCAGCGGCACCACGATTGCCGGCGGATTGGCTGCCGGACTGCGGCGCGAGGCGGCCGCCACGTTCTCGTTCTTGCTGGCGATACCTGCCATCTCGGGGGCCGGCGTGCTGGGCATCATCAAACTCGTCACCAAAGGGACCGACAACTTGCCCTCTGCGGGCGTGCTGATCTTGGGGGCCGTCATCTCGTTCGCCGTTGGCCTCGTTTCGTTGCGGCTCTTGCTGCGACTGCTCCGCGAGGGCTTGCTCGATCCGTTCGCCTACTGGTGCATCGCCTTGGGTATCGGCGTGGTCATCTGGCAACTGATGGGTTGA
- a CDS encoding VOC family protein — MTTPLKAIPDGFHTVNIYLALPDAAQAIDFYKRALGASERYRLPGPGGKGVGHAEIVIGDSIVMLADESDMGLARSPQTLKGNTVGFCLYVEDADAAFERAVQAGATVKRPLQDQFYGDRSGTVTDPWGYHWTVMSHVEDVSPEEMMTRLEALYAQAPPK; from the coding sequence ATGACCACACCGCTGAAGGCGATTCCCGATGGTTTTCATACGGTGAACATTTACTTGGCATTGCCTGATGCGGCACAAGCTATCGATTTCTACAAGCGCGCGCTGGGAGCCAGCGAGCGCTATCGATTGCCAGGGCCGGGCGGAAAGGGGGTAGGGCATGCCGAGATCGTCATCGGAGACTCGATCGTCATGCTGGCCGATGAATCGGACATGGGGCTGGCCCGCTCGCCCCAAACTCTGAAGGGAAACACGGTCGGCTTTTGCCTGTATGTCGAAGACGCGGACGCGGCGTTCGAGCGCGCGGTGCAGGCCGGCGCGACGGTCAAACGTCCCTTGCAGGATCAGTTCTACGGCGATCGCAGCGGTACGGTCACCGATCCGTGGGGCTACCACTGGACCGTGATGAGCCACGTCGAAGATGTGTCGCCCGAAGAAATGATGACGCGACTAGAAGCCCTGTACGCGCAAGCGCCGCCAAAGTAA
- a CDS encoding sugar phosphate isomerase/epimerase, whose protein sequence is MFKNLSPQALAISGRQSELIELALSFGFRGLDLDFVEFADQVKSHGLAHAKRLLDSAKLQIGGFTLPTRWQADETTFREDMALLPTWAPGAAEGGFRRALTWIEPASDEAPFHQNFETGRKRLTELAKALEVHGIRLGVGFTAAAEARVGKAFEFIHSLDALLMLLMGVPAKNVGMIVDLWDLHVTGGALDAVRKLGGERLVAVRLADAPSDVAPADLKSNQRMLPGDGGAIDSAAALVTLAEMGFDGPVTPAPHPEQLKGMRREAAVKRVGESLDRVWRGAGLSVAGKLAPPVRH, encoded by the coding sequence ATGTTCAAGAATCTGAGCCCCCAGGCCTTGGCCATATCGGGGCGTCAGAGTGAATTGATCGAGCTGGCGTTGTCGTTTGGATTTCGCGGTCTCGATCTCGACTTTGTAGAGTTTGCCGATCAAGTCAAATCGCACGGCCTGGCCCACGCGAAGCGGTTGCTCGATAGCGCCAAGTTGCAGATCGGCGGCTTTACGTTGCCCACGCGTTGGCAGGCGGACGAGACCACGTTCCGCGAGGACATGGCACTGTTGCCCACCTGGGCGCCGGGGGCTGCCGAAGGGGGATTTCGCCGTGCGCTAACCTGGATCGAACCAGCCAGTGACGAGGCCCCTTTCCATCAAAATTTCGAAACGGGCCGCAAACGACTCACCGAGTTGGCCAAAGCTCTCGAGGTTCACGGCATTCGCCTGGGCGTAGGGTTTACGGCTGCGGCCGAGGCGCGCGTGGGGAAGGCTTTCGAGTTCATTCATTCGCTCGACGCGCTGCTCATGCTATTGATGGGCGTGCCGGCAAAAAATGTCGGCATGATTGTCGATTTGTGGGACTTGCACGTCACGGGAGGCGCGCTCGACGCCGTGCGCAAGTTGGGGGGCGAACGGTTGGTGGCCGTGCGTCTCGCCGATGCGCCGTCAGACGTTGCGCCGGCCGATCTCAAGTCGAATCAGCGCATGCTGCCCGGCGACGGTGGCGCCATCGATTCGGCGGCCGCCTTGGTGACACTTGCGGAAATGGGATTTGACGGACCCGTAACGCCCGCTCCCCATCCCGAGCAACTAAAGGGCATGCGCCGCGAAGCGGCCGTGAAGCGCGTGGGCGAATCGCTCGATCGCGTTTGGAGAGGTGCCGGACTGTCGGTGGCCGGCAAATTGGCGCCTCCGGTGCGGCATTAG
- a CDS encoding alpha/beta hydrolase translates to MNNPCSLSGQVVRAFSLCLVLLHSGWSAVAAEPKKPAPDVENAAYGPHERNVLDLWKAKSDKPTPLVVFIHGGGFINGDKSQVRGRAVIRQCLDAGVSFASINYRFREHAPIQDILRDAARAIQYIRSRATDWNIDPARIACYGGSAGAGTSLWLAFHDDLADPQSSDPVLRQSTRLAAAGSLNGQVSYDLRDWAAVLGPSPFQRPESERLQFYNFASAAEAGTAEADKIMKDCSMIGLISADDPPVAVACSMPSGDYQDRGLYVHHPKHSIALADRCKQSGVECLLILSDKEQGDREEQADKVVAFLIEKLRANSRATPAAAK, encoded by the coding sequence ATGAATAACCCTTGTTCGTTGTCTGGCCAGGTTGTCCGGGCGTTTTCTTTGTGCTTGGTCCTGTTGCATTCGGGCTGGTCCGCGGTCGCCGCCGAGCCGAAGAAACCGGCGCCGGATGTTGAAAACGCCGCCTATGGACCGCACGAGCGAAACGTGCTTGATCTGTGGAAAGCCAAATCGGACAAGCCCACGCCGCTCGTGGTATTTATTCACGGCGGTGGATTCATCAATGGCGACAAGTCGCAGGTCCGCGGTCGCGCCGTAATCCGGCAATGCCTGGACGCGGGCGTGTCGTTCGCGTCGATCAATTATCGTTTCCGCGAGCATGCCCCGATTCAGGATATTCTGCGCGACGCCGCGCGAGCGATTCAGTACATTCGCAGTCGGGCCACGGATTGGAACATCGATCCGGCGCGGATTGCTTGTTACGGCGGATCAGCCGGCGCGGGGACCAGTCTATGGCTTGCCTTCCACGATGACCTGGCCGACCCACAGTCGAGCGATCCGGTGCTGCGGCAGTCGACACGGCTCGCGGCGGCAGGCTCGTTGAACGGTCAGGTGTCGTACGATCTGCGCGACTGGGCGGCGGTGCTCGGTCCGTCGCCCTTCCAGCGGCCCGAGTCAGAGCGGCTGCAATTCTATAACTTTGCCTCGGCGGCAGAAGCCGGCACAGCCGAGGCGGACAAGATCATGAAAGATTGCAGCATGATTGGGTTGATCTCGGCCGATGACCCGCCGGTAGCCGTGGCCTGCTCGATGCCCAGCGGAGATTATCAGGACCGCGGTCTCTATGTACACCATCCCAAGCATTCGATTGCGCTGGCGGATCGCTGCAAACAGTCCGGCGTCGAGTGCTTGCTGATTCTGAGCGATAAGGAACAAGGGGATCGAGAAGAGCAGGCCGATAAAGTGGTGGCCTTTCTGATCGAAAAGCTCCGCGCGAATTCACGAGCGACACCGGCCGCCGCGAAATAA
- a CDS encoding LssY C-terminal domain-containing protein → SQDVALQRTRRSINERLHLRLWLTPLVFDGKPVWVGQVSRDIGIRFTHKTWNLTTHRIDPDTDESRDYVIEDLFQAERIEAAGYVDGVGACDSLAPRHNLTGDHYYTDGKRAVIMLSPTRTNPRFVALS, encoded by the coding sequence GCAGTCAAGATGTGGCGCTGCAGCGCACGCGCCGGTCGATCAACGAGCGGCTGCATCTGCGCCTGTGGTTGACGCCGCTAGTGTTCGACGGCAAGCCGGTCTGGGTCGGGCAGGTGAGCCGCGATATCGGCATTCGTTTCACACATAAGACCTGGAACCTCACCACGCATCGGATCGATCCCGACACGGACGAGTCGCGCGATTACGTGATTGAAGACCTGTTCCAGGCAGAGCGAATCGAAGCCGCCGGATATGTCGACGGAGTGGGGGCCTGCGACAGCTTGGCCCCTCGTCACAATCTCACCGGCGACCATTACTACACCGATGGCAAGCGCGCGGTGATCATGCTGTCGCCCACGCGTACGAACCCGCGCTTTGTAGCGCTCAGTTAA
- a CDS encoding DUF1559 domain-containing protein, whose protein sequence is MRVERGLTLVEVLVVIAIVGLLVALLLPAVQAARESARGSSCANNLKQLGLAIAAYHDAYGSFPPGNVTKTAGICYGDGQSGGTGWPSDDGANWCLSILNFLEQDGLFSAYDFDDFNEASQNRAVREAIVPTYVCPSDIGTDELSVPASGPACAGALNLSYRPGSYRAVSGASDGISFLDSAQLGTYVRTNRGAIHTIGVLKYTTENYRDVTDGLSNTLLVGEYAKSTNVSFRTFWAYAYAHYSLSAVTPQSRIMSGDYDLCSAIADTGGSMPCRRGWGSFHLGGVNFLLCDGSVRLIAPQVNMQLLAAMATIAGGELSATP, encoded by the coding sequence ATGCGTGTTGAGCGCGGGCTGACCCTGGTCGAGGTGCTCGTTGTAATAGCGATTGTCGGGCTGCTCGTTGCGCTGTTATTGCCCGCGGTTCAGGCGGCGCGCGAATCCGCGCGCGGGTCGAGTTGCGCAAACAATCTCAAGCAGCTAGGCTTGGCGATCGCCGCGTATCATGACGCCTACGGGTCTTTTCCGCCGGGCAATGTCACCAAAACGGCGGGGATTTGCTATGGCGATGGGCAGTCCGGCGGAACGGGATGGCCTTCCGACGACGGCGCCAATTGGTGCCTTTCGATCCTCAACTTCCTCGAACAGGACGGTTTGTTTTCGGCGTATGATTTCGACGACTTCAACGAAGCGAGCCAGAACCGTGCCGTTCGTGAAGCCATCGTTCCGACGTACGTTTGTCCCTCGGATATTGGCACCGATGAGTTGAGCGTGCCGGCTTCCGGACCAGCATGCGCCGGCGCGCTGAACTTGAGCTATCGGCCGGGCTCTTATCGCGCCGTGAGTGGCGCCAGCGACGGGATTAGCTTTCTCGATTCGGCGCAACTGGGCACCTACGTACGGACCAATCGAGGCGCCATTCATACGATCGGCGTCCTTAAATACACGACGGAGAATTATCGTGACGTGACGGATGGCCTGTCGAATACGCTGCTGGTCGGCGAATATGCCAAGAGCACAAACGTGTCATTTCGCACGTTCTGGGCTTACGCCTATGCTCATTACAGTCTGTCGGCAGTCACTCCGCAGTCGCGAATCATGTCGGGCGACTACGACCTTTGCTCCGCCATCGCTGACACTGGCGGTTCGATGCCATGTCGACGCGGCTGGGGCAGCTTTCATCTCGGCGGAGTTAATTTTCTGCTTTGCGACGGATCGGTGAGGTTGATTGCGCCCCAAGTCAATATGCAATTGCTGGCTGCTATGGCGACCATCGCCGGCGGAGAATTGTCTGCTACTCCCTGA
- a CDS encoding MBL fold metallo-hydrolase RNA specificity domain-containing protein translates to MFHYDRGLKLTRADLAVDFRRRQPRGFISHAHQDHMARHELALCTPQTARLYHARMGRRPVVEMPYRQTLDWGGLRLTTYPAGHCLGSAMLLADDGEQTLLYTGDFKLAESATAERAELPSADILVIESTYGTPENRHIPRDEAVGQLIDLVRGVLARGMTPVVQAYTLGKSQEVTALLTAAGIGVLQHRDIHEISLVYVACGVDLGEFELYRGKPRDGYAVIVPPRRHSPADLGRIPAPVTFAVTGWATNSARRLGVDHAIPLSDHADYDDLLSAVARVAPRVVYCTHGPESFVDCLRDEGFCAFPLDGSYLPLR, encoded by the coding sequence ATGTTTCATTATGATCGCGGCTTGAAGTTGACCAGGGCCGATCTGGCGGTCGACTTTCGCCGGCGGCAGCCGCGCGGTTTTATCTCGCACGCGCATCAAGATCACATGGCTCGGCACGAGCTGGCGCTGTGCACCCCGCAAACGGCGCGGCTTTATCATGCTCGCATGGGGCGACGGCCCGTGGTCGAGATGCCGTATCGCCAGACGCTCGACTGGGGCGGGCTGCGGCTGACGACATATCCGGCCGGGCATTGTCTGGGCTCAGCCATGCTGCTGGCCGACGACGGCGAGCAGACGCTGCTCTATACCGGAGATTTCAAGCTGGCCGAATCGGCCACGGCCGAGCGAGCCGAATTGCCGTCGGCCGATATCCTGGTGATCGAAAGTACTTACGGCACGCCCGAGAATCGCCACATACCGCGGGACGAGGCTGTGGGCCAATTGATCGACCTGGTGCGCGGCGTTCTGGCTCGTGGCATGACCCCGGTCGTCCAGGCCTACACGCTCGGCAAGTCGCAGGAAGTAACGGCGCTGCTGACGGCGGCCGGCATCGGCGTGCTGCAGCATCGAGACATTCACGAGATCAGTCTTGTTTATGTTGCCTGCGGCGTGGATTTGGGGGAATTCGAGCTGTATCGCGGCAAACCGCGCGATGGTTACGCGGTGATCGTGCCGCCGCGCCGCCATAGCCCCGCGGATCTGGGGCGGATACCCGCGCCGGTGACGTTCGCCGTGACCGGCTGGGCCACGAACTCGGCCCGTCGGCTGGGGGTGGACCACGCCATACCGCTTTCGGACCATGCCGACTACGACGATCTGTTATCGGCCGTGGCCCGCGTGGCGCCGCGCGTTGTGTATTGCACGCACGGGCCGGAGAGCTTTGTGGACTGTCTGCGGGACGAGGGGTTTTGCGCTTTCCCGCTGGATGGATCGTATTTGCCGCTGAGATGA